A single region of the Ziziphus jujuba cultivar Dongzao chromosome 10, ASM3175591v1 genome encodes:
- the LOC107411712 gene encoding pleiotropic drug resistance protein 3 isoform X1, whose product MAQMVGTDEIESLRIELAEIGRSLRSSFRHHTPSFRSSASALSSAKDDADVEYALQCAAIERLPTFERIKSSLFDKDDKKGGDDEKVKRVVDVTKLGDEERRLFIEKLIKHIENDNLQLLRKIRNRIDKVGVELPTVEVRYKNLSVKAECEVVHGKPLPTIWNSLKSILSGFAKVPGSGSRKAKIRIINDVSGVIKPGRLTLLLGPPGCGKTSLLKALSGNLDKSLKSRGEISYNGHKLEEFIPQRTSAYISQFDLHIAEMTVRETLDFSARCQGVGSRAEIMLEVSKREKEAGIVPDPDIDTYMKAISVKGLERTLQTDYILKILGLDICADTLVGDIMRRGISGGQKKRLTTGEMIVGPTKALFMDEITNGLDSSTAFQIVSCLRQLVHITDSTVLVSLLQPAPETFELFDDLILMSEGKIVYHGPRDNVVEFFEDCGFRCPERKGIADFIQEVISKNDQAQYWYHTEQHHSYVSVDMFSNKFKESSFGKKLDQELSELYNKSHSNENALSSRVYTLSKWELLRACTAREILLMRRNSFIYVFKTTQLIILAVITMTVFLRTRMDIDVLHANYYMGALFYALILLVVDGYPEMSMTIQRLETFYKQKELRFYPAWAYAIPATLLKVPFSLLEALVWTSLTYYVIGFSPEVHRFFRQLFLLFAVHLASLSIFRFLASVFQTMNAAMTAGSFGLLFMFLFGGFVITKPSMPVWLKWGFWVSPMSYGEIGLSVNEFLAPRWQKMLSTNITIGQEALESRGLNFDGYLYWISVGALFGMTLVFNIGYILALGFLKAPSASAVIISHEKFSQLQKTEDSHGHALEEEELHPSDKGRMVLPFTPLTLVFEDVQYYVDTPLEMKEHGFTKKKLQLLSDITGSLRPGILTALMGVSGAGKTTLLDVLAGRKTTGYIEGVIKVGGYPKVQETFARISGYCEQTDIHSPLITVGESVIFSAWLRLDPKIDSKTKSQFVNEVLETIELEGLRDALVGIPGVSGLSTEQRKRLTIAVELVSNPSIIFMDEPTSGLDARAAAIVMRAVKNVADTGRTIVCTIHQPSIDIFESFDELILLKTGGRMIYSGPLGKHSSAVIEYFEHIPGVPKIKDNYNPATWMLDITSVSAEAELVLDFSQIYRESSLYVNNKELVKQLSSPPPGSRDLHFPTRFSQNAWGQFKSCLWKQHLSYWRNPPYNLMRITHTFISALIFGGLFWNQGKKLSNQQNVFNIFGSMYSAVLFVGINNCATVLQYVATERTVMYREKFAGMYSTWAYALAQVAVEIPYLFTESVLFTAISYPMIGYYGSGYKIFWYFYSMFCSLLYFNYMGMMLVSLTPNFMIAGIISSVFYTLFNLFAGFLIPEPDIPKWWIWLYYLTPTSWALNGMLTSQYGDVHEQIVIYGETKTVAFFLEDYFNFHRDRLPLVALVLIAFPFAFATLFAYFIGRLNFQKR is encoded by the exons ATGGCTCAAATGGTGGGTACAGATGAAATAGAGTCACTGAGGATTGAGTTGGCGGAGATTGGAAGAAGCCTGAGATCATCATTTCGGCATCACACCCCGAGTTTCAGAAGCAGTGCTTCAGCATTGAGCTCTGCAAAGGATGATGCTGATGTTGAATATGCTTTGCAATGTGCCGCCATTGAGAGGCTGCCAACCTTTGAACGGATAAAATCATCACTGTTTGATAAGGATGATAAAAAAGGTGGGGATGATGAGAAAGTCAAAAGGGTAGTTGATGTTACCAAGCTTGGAGATGAAGAACGCCGTCTATTCATAGAGAAGCTCATCAAACATATTGAGAATGACAACCTTCAATTGTTGCGCAAAATTCGAAACAGAATAGACAA agTTGGTGTGGAACTGCCTACTGTAGAGGTGAGATATAAGAATCTATCTGTGAAAGCAGAATGTGAGGTAGTTCATGGCAAGCCCCTCCCAACTATATGGAATTCCCTGAAAAGCATCCTTTCT GGGTTCGCCAAGGTGCCAGGTTCTGGGTCTCGTAAAGCCAAGATAAGAATAATAAATGATGTCAGTGGTGTCATAAAGCCTGGAAG GTTAACTCTACTGCTTGGTCCACCAGGATGTGGGAAAACATCCCTTCTGAAGGCACTGTCAGGCAATTTAGACAAATCCCTCaag TCCAGAGGGGAAATTTCTTACAATGGACACAAACTAGAGGAGTTTATCCCCCAGAGAACTTCTGCGTACATAAGCCAATTTGACCTGCACATTGCTGAGATGACTGTTAGAGAAACACTTGACTTCTCAGCACGTTGTCAGGGTGTTGGAAGTCGAGCCG AGATTATGCTGGAGGTCAGTAAAAGGGAGAAGGAGGCAGGAATAGTACCAGATCCAGATATAGATACTTACATGAAG GCAATATCTGTAAAAGGACTTGAAAGAACCCTTCAAACGGACTACATACTTAAG ATACTTGGACTTGATATCTGCGCTGACACTTTGGTGGGAGATATCATGAGAAGAGGCATCTCTGGTGGGCAAAAGAAAAGACTGACAACAG GGGAGATGATTGTTGGTCCAACAAAAGCTTTGTTCATGGATGAGATAACAAATGGCTTAGATAGTTCCACTGCATTTCAGATTGTTTCTTGTCTTCGGCAGCTGGTGCATATTACGGATTCTACAGTACTGGTTTCACTTCTTCAGCCAGCACCTGAAACCTTTGAGCTCTTTGATGATCTCATTTTAATGTCTGAAGGGAAAATTGTGTATCATGGTCCTCGAGATAATGTTGTCGAATTTTTCGAGGATTGTGGGTTTAGGTGTCCTGAGAGGAAAGGAATTGCTGACTTCATCCAAGAG GTCATCTCTAAAAACGATCAAGCACAATACTGGTACCACACTGAACAACATCACAGCTATGTATCAGTTGATATGTTCTCCAATAAATTCAAGGAATCAAGTTTTGGGAAGAAGCTAGACCAGGAGCTGTCAGAGCTATATAATAAATCTCATAGCAATGAGAATGCACTTTCATCTAGAGTGTATACTCTTTCTAAATGGGAACTTCTTAGAGCTTGCACAGCAAGGGAAATTCTTCTCATGAGGAGGAATTCTTTTATCTATGTATTCAAAACAACTCAG CTTATAATCTTGGCAGTTATCACGATGACAGTATTTTTGCGTACTCGAATGGATATTGATGTTCTTCATGCAAATTATTATATGGGTGCCCTGTTCTATGCTCTTATATTACTTGTTGTTGATGGATATCCTGAGATGTCCATGACTATTCAAAGGCTTGAAACTTTCTACAAACAAAAGGAATTGCGTTTTTACCCAGCTTGGGCATATGCTATTCCTGCCACTCTTTTAAAAGTTCCTTTTTCATTGTTGGAAGCTCTTGTTTGGACTTCTCTTACTTATTATGTTATTGGATTCAGTCCTGAGGTCCACAG GTTCTTCCGGCAGTTGTTTCTCCTTTTTGCTGTTCACTTAGCGTCATTATCCATATTTCGTTTCCTGGCATCAGTTTTTCAAACTATGAATGCAGCAATGACAGCTGGTAGTTTTGGattattgtttatgtttctATTTGGTGGCTTCGTTATCACAAAAC CTTCTATGCCTGTATGGTTGAAGTGGGGTTTTTGGGTTTCACCCATGTCATATGGGGAGATTGGTCTGTCTGTTAATGAGTTCCTCGCACCTCGATGGCAGAAG ATGCTCTCGACAAACATTACCATAGGACAAGAAGCACTTGAAAGCCGTGGACTAAACTTTGATGGATATCTTTATTGGATATCAGTTGGTGCCTTATTTGGAATGACACTGGTTTTCAACATTGGATATATATTGGCTTTGGGTTTCTTGAAGG CTCCTTCGGCCTCTGCTGTTATTATTTCACATGAAAAGTTCTCCCAACTTCAGAAAACTGAAGATTCCCATGGCCATGCTCTTGAGGAAGAGGAGCTTCACCCTTCTGATAAAG GAAGGATGGTCCTACCGTTTACTCCCTTAACACTGGTGTTTGAAGATGTGCAATACTATGTTGACACTCCTTTG GAAATGAAAGAACATGGATTCACTAAGAAGAAACTCCAACTTCTATCAGATATTACAGGATCATTAAGGCCTGGCATTCTCACAGCATTAATGGGGGTTAGTGGAGCTGGGAAAACAACTCTTTTAGATGTTCTTGCTGGGAGAAAAACTACTGGCTATATAGAAGGGGTCATAAAGGTTGGTGGGTACCCAAAGGTTCAAGAGACTTTTGCTAGGATATCAGGCTACTGTGAGCAGACTGATATACATTCTCCACTAATTACTGTGGGAGAATCTGTCATCTTTTCGGCTTGGCTACGACTAGATCCTAAGATTGACTCCAAAACCAAATCT CAATTTGTGAATGAAGTCCTTGAGACCATTGAGCTTGAAGGATTAAGAGATGCATTAGTAGGCATACCTGGCGTAAGTGGTCTCTCAACTGAGCAGCGTAAGCGGCTTACAATAGCAGTGGAGCTTGTTTCAAACCCCTCTATAATCTTCATGGATGAACCCACATCTGGTTTGGATGCACGAGCAGCTGCAATTGTCATGAGAGCAGTGAAGAATGTAGCTGATACAGGAAGAACAATTGTCTGCACTATCCACCAACCTAGTATTGACATATTTGAATCATTTGATGAG TTAATTCTTTTGAAAACTGGCGGACGCATGATCTACTCAGGGCCACTAGGCAAGCATTCAAGTGCAGTAATAGAGTATTTTGAG CATATCCCTGGAGTTCCGAAAATTAAGGATAATTATAATCCTGCAACATGGATGCTAGATATTACTTCTGTATCTGCAGAAGCTGAACTTGTTCTAGATTTTTCCCAAATATACAGGGAATCTTCTTTATATGT AAACAACAAAGAACTTGTAAAGCAGTTGAGCAGTCCACCACCTGGTTCAAGAGATTTGCATTTCCCAACTCGGTTTTCACAAAATGCCTGGGGACAATTCAAATCCTGCCTGTGGAAACAGCACTTGTCATATTGGAGAAATCCTCCATACAACTTGATGCGTATCACGCACACATTTATATcagccttgatttttgggggaCTATTTTGGAACCAAGGAAAAAAACT ATCCAACCAGCAGAACGTGTTCAATATATTTGGTTCAATGTACTCTGCTGTGCTATTCGTGGGCATAAATAACTGTGCAACTGTTCTACAATATGTAGCCACAGAGCGAACTGTGATGTATCGGGAAAAATTTGCAGGGATGTACTCTACATGGGCCTACGCACTTGCCCAG GTGGCAGTTGAAATTCCCTATCTATTTACTGAGTCAGTACTTTTTACTGCCATATCATATCCAATGATTGGATATTATGGATCAGGATATAAAATATTCTGGTACTTCTATTCCATGTTCTGTTCACTGCTTTACTTCAACTATATGGGAATGATGCTTGTTTCATTGACACCAAACTTCATGATAGCTGGAATTATATCATCAGTCTTCTACACATTATTCAATCTCTTTGCAGGCTTTCTAATTCCTGAACCA GATATTCCAAAGTGGTGGATTTGGTTGTATTATCTGACTCCTACATCTTGGGCACTGAATGGTATGCTTACTTCACAATATGGAGATGTACACGAGCAAATTGTAATCTATGGGGAAACTAAAACTGTGGCTTTCTTCTTAGAAGACTACTTCAATTTTCACCGCGATCGTTTGCCTCTTGTGGCACTTGTCCTCATTGCTTTTCCCTTTGCTTTTGCGACCCTTTTTGCATATTTCATTGGAAGATTGAACTTCCAGAAGAGATAA
- the LOC107411717 gene encoding probable receptor-like protein kinase At5g18500, with protein MASDLNAELSKKTVIFGLKVWEVIGIAVALFIIIILTVLSLCLTSRKKSRSARDKIPLSQIPAVSKEIKEVRVEHVATSEFVPRDGILLTIHDKSSDRESDKVLVHLGMGKVKNGENSSQSGSFNRLEKDGGGSQSGEEGSSGTVSVYKPSSSYNITAPSPLTGLPEFSHLGWGHWFTLRDLELATNRFSKENVLGEGGYGVVYRGNLINGTPVAVKKILNNVGQAEKEFRVEVEAIGHVRHKNLVRLLGYCIEGIHRVLVYEYVNNGNLEQWLHGAMRQHGYLTWEARMKILLGTGKALAYLHEAIEPKVVHRDIKSSNILIDDDFNAKVSDFGLAKLLGAGKSHVTTRVMGTFGYVAPEYANTGLLNEKSDVYSFGVLLLEAITGRDPVDYGRPSHEVNLVDWLKMMVGSRRSEEVVDPNIETRPSTRALKRALLTALRCVDPDSEKRPKMSQVVRMLESEEYPIAREDRRHRRTQAGSMEIESQKEFSDTDRSDNQGSRSESRGY; from the exons ATGGCTTCTGATCTCAATGCGGAGTTGTCCAAGAAAACTGTCATTTTTGGTCTTAAGGTCTGGGAAGTGATTGGTATTGCAGTGGcactatttattataattattttaacagTGCTGTCGCTATGTCTAACTTCCCGGAAGAAATCAAGAAGCGCTAGAGACAAGATTCCTCTTAGTCAAATCCCAGCTGTATCCAAAGAAATTAAGGAAGTTCGAGTTGAGCATGTAGCTACGAGTGAATTTGTTCCTCGTGATGGAATTCTTCTCACCATTCATGACAAATCTAGTGACAGAGAATCAGACAAGGTTCTGGTTCATCTGGGAATGGGAAAGGTGAAAAATGGAGAGAATAGCAGTCAGTCGGGTTCGTTTAATCGTTTAGAGAAAGATGGGGGTGGGTCACAATCAGGAGAAGAAGGGAGTTCTGGGACAGTTTCTGTGTATAAGCCATCTTCTTCATATAACATTACGGCACCATCTCCTCTAACTGGCCTGCCTGAATTCTCACACTTGGGTTGGGGCCACTGGTTTACATTAAGGGATCTTGAGCTCGCAACCAACCGATTTTCAAAGGAAAATGTCCTTGGTGAGGGTGGGTATGGGGTTGTCTACCGGGGAAATTTGATTAATGGGACTCCAGTGGCAGTTAAAAAGATCCTTAACAATGT GGGACAAGCAGAGAAAGAATTTAGAGTGGAAGTTGAAGCAATTGGACATGTGCGCCATAAGAATTTGGTTCGTCTTCTTGGATACTGTATTGAGGGGATTCATAG gGTGTTGGTTTATGAGTATGTCAATAATGGAAATTTGGAGCAGTGGCTTCATGGAGCAATGCGTCAGCATGGATATCTTACTTGGGAAGCCCGCATGAAGATTCTCCTTGGCACAGGAAAAGC GCTTGCCTACTTGCACGAGGCTATTGAGCCGAAGGTGGTACATCGAGACATTAAATCAAGCAACATATTGATCGATGATGACTTTAATGCAAAGGTGTCTGATTTCGGCCTAGCCAAGCTGCTGGGAGCTGGGAAGAGTCATGTAACAACTCGTGTTATGGGGACCTTTGG ATATGTGGCTCCAGAATATGCAAATACTGgccttttaaatgaaaaaagtgATGTCTATAGCTTTGGGGTTTTGCTTTTAGAAGCAATTACTGGAAGAGATCCTGTGGATTATGGTCGCCCTTCCCATGAG GTAAATCTGGTAGATTGGTTGAAAATGATGGTTGGTAGCAGGAGATCAGAAGAAGTGGTAGACCCTAACATTGAGACAAGACCTTCAACAAGAGCACTAAAACGAGCACTTTTGACAGCATTGAGGTGTGTTGATCCAGATTCAGAAAAGAGACCCAAGATGAGCCAGGTTGTTCGTATGCTCGAGTCTGAGGAATATCCTATAGCAAGAGAG GATCGTAGACACCGCAGAACCCAAGCAGGTAGCATGGAGATTGAATCTCAAAAGGAATTTTCAGATACCGATCGGAGTGATAATCAGGGCTCAAGATCAGAGAGTAGAGGGTACTAA
- the LOC107411712 gene encoding pleiotropic drug resistance protein 3 isoform X2 — protein MTVRETLDFSARCQGVGSRAEIMLEVSKREKEAGIVPDPDIDTYMKAISVKGLERTLQTDYILKILGLDICADTLVGDIMRRGISGGQKKRLTTGEMIVGPTKALFMDEITNGLDSSTAFQIVSCLRQLVHITDSTVLVSLLQPAPETFELFDDLILMSEGKIVYHGPRDNVVEFFEDCGFRCPERKGIADFIQEVISKNDQAQYWYHTEQHHSYVSVDMFSNKFKESSFGKKLDQELSELYNKSHSNENALSSRVYTLSKWELLRACTAREILLMRRNSFIYVFKTTQLIILAVITMTVFLRTRMDIDVLHANYYMGALFYALILLVVDGYPEMSMTIQRLETFYKQKELRFYPAWAYAIPATLLKVPFSLLEALVWTSLTYYVIGFSPEVHRFFRQLFLLFAVHLASLSIFRFLASVFQTMNAAMTAGSFGLLFMFLFGGFVITKPSMPVWLKWGFWVSPMSYGEIGLSVNEFLAPRWQKMLSTNITIGQEALESRGLNFDGYLYWISVGALFGMTLVFNIGYILALGFLKAPSASAVIISHEKFSQLQKTEDSHGHALEEEELHPSDKGRMVLPFTPLTLVFEDVQYYVDTPLEMKEHGFTKKKLQLLSDITGSLRPGILTALMGVSGAGKTTLLDVLAGRKTTGYIEGVIKVGGYPKVQETFARISGYCEQTDIHSPLITVGESVIFSAWLRLDPKIDSKTKSQFVNEVLETIELEGLRDALVGIPGVSGLSTEQRKRLTIAVELVSNPSIIFMDEPTSGLDARAAAIVMRAVKNVADTGRTIVCTIHQPSIDIFESFDELILLKTGGRMIYSGPLGKHSSAVIEYFEHIPGVPKIKDNYNPATWMLDITSVSAEAELVLDFSQIYRESSLYVNNKELVKQLSSPPPGSRDLHFPTRFSQNAWGQFKSCLWKQHLSYWRNPPYNLMRITHTFISALIFGGLFWNQGKKLSNQQNVFNIFGSMYSAVLFVGINNCATVLQYVATERTVMYREKFAGMYSTWAYALAQVAVEIPYLFTESVLFTAISYPMIGYYGSGYKIFWYFYSMFCSLLYFNYMGMMLVSLTPNFMIAGIISSVFYTLFNLFAGFLIPEPDIPKWWIWLYYLTPTSWALNGMLTSQYGDVHEQIVIYGETKTVAFFLEDYFNFHRDRLPLVALVLIAFPFAFATLFAYFIGRLNFQKR, from the exons ATGACTGTTAGAGAAACACTTGACTTCTCAGCACGTTGTCAGGGTGTTGGAAGTCGAGCCG AGATTATGCTGGAGGTCAGTAAAAGGGAGAAGGAGGCAGGAATAGTACCAGATCCAGATATAGATACTTACATGAAG GCAATATCTGTAAAAGGACTTGAAAGAACCCTTCAAACGGACTACATACTTAAG ATACTTGGACTTGATATCTGCGCTGACACTTTGGTGGGAGATATCATGAGAAGAGGCATCTCTGGTGGGCAAAAGAAAAGACTGACAACAG GGGAGATGATTGTTGGTCCAACAAAAGCTTTGTTCATGGATGAGATAACAAATGGCTTAGATAGTTCCACTGCATTTCAGATTGTTTCTTGTCTTCGGCAGCTGGTGCATATTACGGATTCTACAGTACTGGTTTCACTTCTTCAGCCAGCACCTGAAACCTTTGAGCTCTTTGATGATCTCATTTTAATGTCTGAAGGGAAAATTGTGTATCATGGTCCTCGAGATAATGTTGTCGAATTTTTCGAGGATTGTGGGTTTAGGTGTCCTGAGAGGAAAGGAATTGCTGACTTCATCCAAGAG GTCATCTCTAAAAACGATCAAGCACAATACTGGTACCACACTGAACAACATCACAGCTATGTATCAGTTGATATGTTCTCCAATAAATTCAAGGAATCAAGTTTTGGGAAGAAGCTAGACCAGGAGCTGTCAGAGCTATATAATAAATCTCATAGCAATGAGAATGCACTTTCATCTAGAGTGTATACTCTTTCTAAATGGGAACTTCTTAGAGCTTGCACAGCAAGGGAAATTCTTCTCATGAGGAGGAATTCTTTTATCTATGTATTCAAAACAACTCAG CTTATAATCTTGGCAGTTATCACGATGACAGTATTTTTGCGTACTCGAATGGATATTGATGTTCTTCATGCAAATTATTATATGGGTGCCCTGTTCTATGCTCTTATATTACTTGTTGTTGATGGATATCCTGAGATGTCCATGACTATTCAAAGGCTTGAAACTTTCTACAAACAAAAGGAATTGCGTTTTTACCCAGCTTGGGCATATGCTATTCCTGCCACTCTTTTAAAAGTTCCTTTTTCATTGTTGGAAGCTCTTGTTTGGACTTCTCTTACTTATTATGTTATTGGATTCAGTCCTGAGGTCCACAG GTTCTTCCGGCAGTTGTTTCTCCTTTTTGCTGTTCACTTAGCGTCATTATCCATATTTCGTTTCCTGGCATCAGTTTTTCAAACTATGAATGCAGCAATGACAGCTGGTAGTTTTGGattattgtttatgtttctATTTGGTGGCTTCGTTATCACAAAAC CTTCTATGCCTGTATGGTTGAAGTGGGGTTTTTGGGTTTCACCCATGTCATATGGGGAGATTGGTCTGTCTGTTAATGAGTTCCTCGCACCTCGATGGCAGAAG ATGCTCTCGACAAACATTACCATAGGACAAGAAGCACTTGAAAGCCGTGGACTAAACTTTGATGGATATCTTTATTGGATATCAGTTGGTGCCTTATTTGGAATGACACTGGTTTTCAACATTGGATATATATTGGCTTTGGGTTTCTTGAAGG CTCCTTCGGCCTCTGCTGTTATTATTTCACATGAAAAGTTCTCCCAACTTCAGAAAACTGAAGATTCCCATGGCCATGCTCTTGAGGAAGAGGAGCTTCACCCTTCTGATAAAG GAAGGATGGTCCTACCGTTTACTCCCTTAACACTGGTGTTTGAAGATGTGCAATACTATGTTGACACTCCTTTG GAAATGAAAGAACATGGATTCACTAAGAAGAAACTCCAACTTCTATCAGATATTACAGGATCATTAAGGCCTGGCATTCTCACAGCATTAATGGGGGTTAGTGGAGCTGGGAAAACAACTCTTTTAGATGTTCTTGCTGGGAGAAAAACTACTGGCTATATAGAAGGGGTCATAAAGGTTGGTGGGTACCCAAAGGTTCAAGAGACTTTTGCTAGGATATCAGGCTACTGTGAGCAGACTGATATACATTCTCCACTAATTACTGTGGGAGAATCTGTCATCTTTTCGGCTTGGCTACGACTAGATCCTAAGATTGACTCCAAAACCAAATCT CAATTTGTGAATGAAGTCCTTGAGACCATTGAGCTTGAAGGATTAAGAGATGCATTAGTAGGCATACCTGGCGTAAGTGGTCTCTCAACTGAGCAGCGTAAGCGGCTTACAATAGCAGTGGAGCTTGTTTCAAACCCCTCTATAATCTTCATGGATGAACCCACATCTGGTTTGGATGCACGAGCAGCTGCAATTGTCATGAGAGCAGTGAAGAATGTAGCTGATACAGGAAGAACAATTGTCTGCACTATCCACCAACCTAGTATTGACATATTTGAATCATTTGATGAG TTAATTCTTTTGAAAACTGGCGGACGCATGATCTACTCAGGGCCACTAGGCAAGCATTCAAGTGCAGTAATAGAGTATTTTGAG CATATCCCTGGAGTTCCGAAAATTAAGGATAATTATAATCCTGCAACATGGATGCTAGATATTACTTCTGTATCTGCAGAAGCTGAACTTGTTCTAGATTTTTCCCAAATATACAGGGAATCTTCTTTATATGT AAACAACAAAGAACTTGTAAAGCAGTTGAGCAGTCCACCACCTGGTTCAAGAGATTTGCATTTCCCAACTCGGTTTTCACAAAATGCCTGGGGACAATTCAAATCCTGCCTGTGGAAACAGCACTTGTCATATTGGAGAAATCCTCCATACAACTTGATGCGTATCACGCACACATTTATATcagccttgatttttgggggaCTATTTTGGAACCAAGGAAAAAAACT ATCCAACCAGCAGAACGTGTTCAATATATTTGGTTCAATGTACTCTGCTGTGCTATTCGTGGGCATAAATAACTGTGCAACTGTTCTACAATATGTAGCCACAGAGCGAACTGTGATGTATCGGGAAAAATTTGCAGGGATGTACTCTACATGGGCCTACGCACTTGCCCAG GTGGCAGTTGAAATTCCCTATCTATTTACTGAGTCAGTACTTTTTACTGCCATATCATATCCAATGATTGGATATTATGGATCAGGATATAAAATATTCTGGTACTTCTATTCCATGTTCTGTTCACTGCTTTACTTCAACTATATGGGAATGATGCTTGTTTCATTGACACCAAACTTCATGATAGCTGGAATTATATCATCAGTCTTCTACACATTATTCAATCTCTTTGCAGGCTTTCTAATTCCTGAACCA GATATTCCAAAGTGGTGGATTTGGTTGTATTATCTGACTCCTACATCTTGGGCACTGAATGGTATGCTTACTTCACAATATGGAGATGTACACGAGCAAATTGTAATCTATGGGGAAACTAAAACTGTGGCTTTCTTCTTAGAAGACTACTTCAATTTTCACCGCGATCGTTTGCCTCTTGTGGCACTTGTCCTCATTGCTTTTCCCTTTGCTTTTGCGACCCTTTTTGCATATTTCATTGGAAGATTGAACTTCCAGAAGAGATAA